One Pseudomonas sp. B21_DOA genomic window, TGGCGCCCCATGGCAAAACCAGCATGACCCCAGCCCTGTTCAAGCGACAGCTCGACGCCGGCGCCTGGGGCATCACCCTCGCCAGCGCCACGCAGACACGCGCCGCTTATGCCCACGGCGTGCGCCGGGTGCTGATGGCCAACCAACTGGTCGGCACGCCGAACATGGCGCTGATTGCCGATCTGCTCGCCGATCCGACGTTCGATTTCTATTGCATGGTCGATCACCCGGATAACGTCGCCGACCTCGGGGCTTACTTCGCTTCGCGGGGCGTGAAGCTCAACGTGATGATCGAATACGGCGTGGTCGGCGGACGCTGCGGTTGCCGCAGCGAGCAGGAAGTCATCGAACTGGCCAAGGCCATCGACGCGCAACCGGCGCTGGCCCTGACCGGCATCGAAGGTTACGAAGGCGTGATCCACGGCGACCACGCAGTCAGCGGCATTCGCGAGTTCGCCGCATCGCTTGTGCGCCTGGCGGTGCAGCTGCAGGACAGCGGCGCCTTTGCGATCGCCAAACCGATCATCACCGCGTCCGGCTCGGCCTGGTATGACCTGATTGCCGAATCCTTCGAAACGCAAAACGCCGCTGGCCGCTTCCTCAGCGTGTTGCGCCCGGGCAGTTACGTGGCGCACGACCACGGCATCTACAAAGAGGCGCAGTGCTGCGTGCTCGACCGTCGCAGCGACCTGCACGAAGGCCTGCGCCCGGCGCTGGAAGTCTGGGCTCATGTGCAGTCGCTGCCGGAACCGGGTTTTGCGGTGATTGCTCTGGGCAAGCGCGATGTCGCCTTCGACGCCGGTTTGCCGGTGCCGTTGTTGCGCTACAAGGCCGGCGTGGTGCCGGCGACAGGTGATGATGTCGGCGCGTGCAAGGTCACCGCGGTGATGGATCAGCATGCGTTCATGACCGTAGCGCCGGGTGTCGAGTTGCGGGTCGGCGACATCATTTCCTTTGGTACTTCGCATCCATGCCTGACGTTTGACAAATGGCGTGTTGGGTTGCTGGTGGATGAGCAGTTGGCGGTCATCGAGACCATGGAAACTTGTTTCTAAGGCTTGAGACCGAGTCGCGGCCAATCGCTGGCAAGCCAGCTCCCACAGGGCCGGAGGTGATTACCCAATTTATGTTCACCTTGACTATGTGGGAGCTGGCTTGCCAGCGATGACGCCACAACAGCCACCACCGAACGACCAGAGACCCTACCAGATGACCACGCTCAGCCCTCTGGGGCCCAACACCCCGCGCATCGCCCTGATCGGCAAATGCATGATCGAACTGCAGCAACGCGCCGACGGCAGTCTGCAGCAAAGCTTCGGTGGCGATACCCTCAACACGGCGGTGTACCTGTCCCGTGCGCTGGGCTACAAGGCGCAAGTCGACTACGTCACCGCGTTGGGCGATGACAGTTTCAGCGACGCGATGTGCCAGATCTGGCGCAGCGAAGGCATCGGCCTCGATCTGGTGCAGCGCCTGCCCGGTCGGCTGCCCGGTCTGTACTGCATCCAGACCGACGCCAACGGCGAGCGGCGTTTCCTGTACTGGCGCAACGAAGCGGCGGTACGCGATTGCTTCACCACCCCTGCGGCCGAGCCGATCCTCGCGGCGTTGCCGGACTACGACGTGCTGTATTTCAGCGGGATCACCCTCGCTGTACTCGGAATGCAAGGCCGCGCCCGACTGATCAAGACCCTGATTGAAGCCAGACAGCGCGGCGCACGCATCGTTTTCGACAACAACTACCGCCCGCGCCTGTGGGCGTCGGTGGAAGAGGCGCGCGCGGCATATCGCAGCGTCCTGCCTTATGTCGATCTGGCGTTGCTGACGGTGGATGACGAACAGGCGCTGTTCGGGTTTGCCGATTGCGCTGAGGTGTTTGCCACGTATGCACAGATCGGCACGGCGGAAGTGGTGCTCAAGCGCGGCGCCGAGGCGTGTCTGATTCGCTGCGATGGTGAGGCGTTCGAAGTGCCGGCGCAGAAGGTCGATAAGGTCGTCGACACCACAGCGGCGGGGGACTCGTTCAGCGCGGCGTATCTGGCCAGGCGCTTGCTCGGCGGCAGTCCGGCGGAGGCGGCAGCGGCGGGGCATGAATTGGCCAGTCGGGTGATTCAAGTACCCGGAGCGCTGATCCCCAGAATTTGAAATGCAATCCCTTGTAGGAGCTGACGAGTGCAACGAGGCTGCGATCTTTTGATCTTGATCCGCAAACGCAGAATCAACAGATCGCAGCCTCGTTGCACTCGTCAGCTCCTACACAGCAGCAGTGATCAATCCCGATAAAACACCTGCACCAGGTGATAGCCAAACTTGCTCTTGATCGGCCCATGCACGGTGCGCAGCGGTTTCTTGAAAATCACTGCATCAATCGCCCCGACCATCTGTCCCGGCCGCACTTCGCCCAGATCGCCGCCGCGCTTGCCGGACGGGCAGGTGGAAAACTTCTTCGCCAGCACATCGAACGCTTCACCCTTGGCGATGCGCTGTTTGAGTTGTTCGGCCTCTTCGGCAGTTTTCACCAGAATGTGGCGGGCTTGGGCTTTCATCGTGCGATACCTGATAACGGGTGACGGCGGGGCGCGCGATTATGCCTCAAGTCACGGGATCGGGGTGCTCAACTTGCGGATCTTGCTCGCCAGGACCTCGAGTACAAACGGCTTGGCGACCATGTCCATGCCTGCTTCGAGAAAGCCCTGACGCTCGGCAGCTATTTGCGCGTAACCGGTCATGAACAGCACTTTAAGATCCGGCCGATGCTGGCGAGCAATCTCCGCCAACTGGCGACCGTTCATGCCCGGCAGCCCGACATCAGTGACCAGCAGATCGATGCGTTGTGCGGATTCGAGCAGCGGCAGGGCGGTCTGCGCGTTTTCCGCTTCGAAGGTTTTGTAGCCCAGCTCCTTGAGCAGATCGAGTACCAGCATGCGCACCGCCGGATCATCTTCAACGACCAGCGCGGTTTCACCGGTCGATGACGCCGCAATCGGTTCGGCATTCTTCACCGACACCGCCTCGGCATCCAGTTCAAGCAAACGCGGCAAGTACAGACGTACGCAAGTGCCTTGTCCCGGCACACTGTCGAGGCTGACATGGCCGCCGGACTGCTGGGCAAATCCGTAGATCATCGACAGCCCCAGTCCGGTGCCCTGGCCGATCGGC contains:
- a CDS encoding amino acid deaminase; amino-acid sequence: MTTAINSAVEKGDAAIGAQLTRDVSLPALVLHREALEHNIRWMQKFVSDSGAELAPHGKTSMTPALFKRQLDAGAWGITLASATQTRAAYAHGVRRVLMANQLVGTPNMALIADLLADPTFDFYCMVDHPDNVADLGAYFASRGVKLNVMIEYGVVGGRCGCRSEQEVIELAKAIDAQPALALTGIEGYEGVIHGDHAVSGIREFAASLVRLAVQLQDSGAFAIAKPIITASGSAWYDLIAESFETQNAAGRFLSVLRPGSYVAHDHGIYKEAQCCVLDRRSDLHEGLRPALEVWAHVQSLPEPGFAVIALGKRDVAFDAGLPVPLLRYKAGVVPATGDDVGACKVTAVMDQHAFMTVAPGVELRVGDIISFGTSHPCLTFDKWRVGLLVDEQLAVIETMETCF
- a CDS encoding sugar kinase, producing the protein MTTLSPLGPNTPRIALIGKCMIELQQRADGSLQQSFGGDTLNTAVYLSRALGYKAQVDYVTALGDDSFSDAMCQIWRSEGIGLDLVQRLPGRLPGLYCIQTDANGERRFLYWRNEAAVRDCFTTPAAEPILAALPDYDVLYFSGITLAVLGMQGRARLIKTLIEARQRGARIVFDNNYRPRLWASVEEARAAYRSVLPYVDLALLTVDDEQALFGFADCAEVFATYAQIGTAEVVLKRGAEACLIRCDGEAFEVPAQKVDKVVDTTAAGDSFSAAYLARRLLGGSPAEAAAAGHELASRVIQVPGALIPRI
- a CDS encoding peptidylprolyl isomerase, giving the protein MKAQARHILVKTAEEAEQLKQRIAKGEAFDVLAKKFSTCPSGKRGGDLGEVRPGQMVGAIDAVIFKKPLRTVHGPIKSKFGYHLVQVFYRD